TGGCCACACAGTAACATTCCTGACACGGCCATCGAGCCACCAAAACATCAGGGAATCATTGCTGTCCAATAAGACCTGAGGCGGTGGATCTGTGTGTCTAAATCCACAAGGAATAGTGTATGAATGCTGTGGTTGGTGTCCAAAGACTGCTCTCCACTGGTGGAGTTTATGCTCATAAAGAGCCAGTCATGCTGTCTGCTCAGGGAGTTCACCACTGTTGTCATGTAGCTGTCTACCTGCCCTCGAGCGCTGATGCAACAAGAACACTGCAAGAGCCGCACGGCGACATCAGAGatcaacaaacacaagcacagtgtGATGGATGTTTCATCTTTGCTGGTGACTGCAATCATGAAAATTTCAAGTCTGTTTTGAAGAAATTCCACCAACATATCAAGTTTGTtataaaaggagaaaatacaCTGGACCTTGTTCACGTCTTGGCTGTTGATGTGAGAGAGTGCTCTCCTTTAGACTGTGTGGTGTTTGTACATGTCAACCTAGTTTTAGTGAGATATTTAGAAATGTTGTGCTATGCTCTACAGTCATCACACATGATATTAAAATCATTACACACCACAGCTGTCTCTCTTGGACGAGTTCAGAGCcatggtggaggtggtgtggTCAggccacagacagcagctgtgctgCAAGTGCACAACTGGCAAAGATACCACTCATCTGTCAGCAGTTAATGCCTTTTAAACAGAATGCACTAACGAGATCATTTTACCCCTAAACAGCATTAAAATTCCCCTCTATCAcacattttatgtgtttattatttgtgaAATTTAAATCTGAGTTCTCAAAAATGAGGCTATGAAACATTCAGCATATTTCAGTCAGCCATGTTTAGCGTTAGTGTCCAGCGAgacaaatgtatgtgtgtgttttcgaaTGAGTTGCATCAAATGAGTATGAGTTTACTATAATCATCACACAAAAGCAGAAATCGGAAGATAGACCAGGAACAAGTGGCCTTTGAGGGAAGCAGGCTCAGAGTTTTCACTGTAACTAAGATATAGTTATATGCACGTGCAACTCAACTCATTTAATGATTATGTAGAAAGTCTGAGgttgaaaattgcaagtcagcactgtctgagaaaaaggACAACACTGGCTTTTGTGAAAGTCATCCACTACCTTGCTGTCAAGGGCTTATCACCTCAGGAGGACCTTGGTCTGACTGGCAACCTCAGACTACTGTctcttccccaagatgaagatggagctcagtggtcgctgttttgacagtgatgatgacatcatcGCTCCTGTGGACAACTTCCTGTACGTTCAAGACTCCGActgttctgaaaaataaatgtgccaAGTTTTCAAAAATTGCCTCCTTCTGCCTTACACCACtaacttatcaatcacccctcataaaaaataaagcGTGAGATAATTAAATTCGTGACTGCAGTATTAGAAtgaatgattaaaataaaatacaaaaaaaaatagaaataaatataaaaagccAGTTGTTCATGACAAGTCTTTATTTCACTTCATGTTGAACCATGTtgaaacagcaacagcacaatAACACACTGGCTCAGTGTGTTAACAGATGCTTCATGTTATTTAGCTTCTAATGTTTCCTGTTAACTGTATCATATTGTCGATCAGATACACAGAAACGTGTGATGATgtatttagtcatttttcatCCGGCCAGGTTCAGATGATGGTAATGAATGTGTCATgctcacagacaacaaacatgcGTACAGAATAACATTTCAGATCCGTTCTTATTCATCAAACTATCCTCAGTTCTCTTAATATCACCGTTACATCTTTACAGGGTTTTTCAAGTGCTGAGGTAAAACCAAGCTTATGTTCAGAAGCTGCTGAAACTtactgcagtgtgaaaatgaaactaatgTAACACTCATTTCCTTAGCATCTTTATACGGCTGTGGGGTTGTTGATCTTGCCCATGAAGAGGATACTCCTCGTTGAATGCTCCAGGATGAAGACCAAGAAGGGTCTGTTGAGTGTCATGGTTTCAGGCAAACTCATGGGCATGACTTCAATGGTGGTGGTGGCTGCTGCCTCTGTTCCTGTTTCATCCACGCTTAGCACAGCCTGGTGGGACACCTGTACATGAACCAGGAAGAGGCAGTCAGTGTCGAGTTTTTATTTAGGGCATGTCTCGGAAAACTTTAGATGCGACAAGCTAGGAAAGGGTCCTTTCAGCGTCTGTCGGACCTCTCTGTTCCCATAAAAAACACGTGAAAGCATGCTGGCTGGTCCTACCTTTGAGACTTTGAGCTTGACCTCGTCAGACATGCCAGAGAAATCAGCGTTGTCTGAAAAAGCATCCGTCATTCCCAATTCTTTAAGTGTGTCAGCCAGAGAGGCGTCAACGGAGATGGAAAATTTAGGCAAGAACAGACTCACAGAGCTGTGAAACACAGAACATGACCCGGGTCAGAATCACAGAAACAGTTGAGCTTAACTGATCATGAACACACTGAACAAATCAAATACATTTGatctatttcacattttctccatcACTAATTTGCCCAGGTTTATTTTTCACGCAGACACAGGTTGTGCTGTCACACATTGTATTCCCCGTAGTTCAGGTAACCACACTGTAAATGTATCTATGACATACATGATAATCACAGGGGTAACTCTTCAAAACATATTAAAATTCCTCTCTTACTTCCTGAAGAGCTTGTCGTGCCAGTGCCTGACGTAGTCCTTGTTGATGTAGCCCTCCACCTCATTCATTTTGCCTTCATCAGGCAGGACGATCATCATGGAGGTGTTTCCCTTGTACGGCAGCATGATGACAGTGGTGTGGTTGTCAGTGTCCTGATAGAAGTCGTAGCGTCCCATCCTCCTCATCATGTCCACCTGAACTGTGGTGGCTTCGTCCACATGGAAGTCAGCCTTGTGCGTCAGGTTACCATCGAAGGGTCTCTCCCACTGTCCTGTACGAGACAGCGTGCATATACTCACATGATAAGGGTTACATGTTTTCAAATGTTGTGATATGATCTATAATGGTCTTGCTTTTCTCATATCTTTCAGACCGACTTGTTTCACATATAGTTATCATGCTCTGTCCTTAAACTCCTTAAACAACACAAGGAAATCCGCATCTAAACTAGTACAGTTGTCTTTATAAGTTCATCTAGCAGTTGGCTATCTGCATGTATGGTCTGTTGTCTTAAAGAGTTTTTCTATGCAAACGTCCTACCTCTGAAGAAGACGTAGTTGATCAGCACCATGGCCAGGTCAGGATCCAAGTCCTTCACCATATCTTTTATCTTGTCCTGTGTTTTACCGGCGATGAATCTGTTAATCTCAGCTGCAGCCTCCTCAGGTTTTGTAAAGTCGACATTCAAGCTCTCACCAGAGTAGTAGTGCTTGATATCCTTCAGGAACGCCTCCAGAGGATTGAAGCCAGAGCGCACTGCAACAGCACTGCCGACATCCAACTGCTGATTCTCCTGGCTGTGGCCAAGCAAGTGGAAAAGATGGTGGTAAGCTTCGTTGACCTGTGCCTGGTTGAGAGCGCCGTAACCCAAGCCGGAGaacagctgcctgtgtgtttcaCCACGGGCCCCGGTCGACAGCATGGACAGGGCGGTGGAGATGCCCAGTGGTGAGTAGAAGATGTTCTTTCCAGCAGCAGCCTTGGCATTCAGACTTTTGTAGAGGGCAAAGCCGAAGTCGGCATTGGGAGGGGACAGCTTGTGGCAGGTGTGCTCGCCCTCATGGCTGTGTCCAGAACCGTGGTGATGGCCGTGGTGTGTGcaggctacagccagcagcagtgCTGCGAAAGAACAACTAGCAAGGAAACCACGCATCTTAACA
This genomic stretch from Toxotes jaculatrix isolate fToxJac2 chromosome 19, fToxJac2.pri, whole genome shotgun sequence harbors:
- the LOC121200057 gene encoding alpha-1-antitrypsin homolog — its product is MRGFLASCSFAALLLAVACTHHGHHHGSGHSHEGEHTCHKLSPPNADFGFALYKSLNAKAAAGKNIFYSPLGISTALSMLSTGARGETHRQLFSGLGYGALNQAQVNEAYHHLFHLLGHSQENQQLDVGSAVAVRSGFNPLEAFLKDIKHYYSGESLNVDFTKPEEAAAEINRFIAGKTQDKIKDMVKDLDPDLAMVLINYVFFRGQWERPFDGNLTHKADFHVDEATTVQVDMMRRMGRYDFYQDTDNHTTVIMLPYKGNTSMMIVLPDEGKMNEVEGYINKDYVRHWHDKLFRNSVSLFLPKFSISVDASLADTLKELGMTDAFSDNADFSGMSDEVKLKVSKVSHQAVLSVDETGTEAAATTTIEVMPMSLPETMTLNRPFLVFILEHSTRSILFMGKINNPTAV